A window of the Alnus glutinosa chromosome 4, dhAlnGlut1.1, whole genome shotgun sequence genome harbors these coding sequences:
- the LOC133866649 gene encoding U-box domain-containing protein 28-like — translation MGREELHITVPSLFRCPISMEVMKSPVSLPTGVTYDRSNIQHWLESGHDTCPATMQVLPSKHLVPNLTLHRLIHLWLHHSSPRSPSTTSQQLRILIGRIQDESSEADRRDHLTKIVDFARASEENRRFLADFDHFVEGIVGVLCKSAEMEVLELVFRVLDMIMSQNGVKERVFSSIFRSNYQNCFSKICSVLRNGSLISKIESARILQSLALDAESKRRIAEKEELLSLLIHLLSSENDPDLHDAVLSCLIAVAVTRSVKARLVWFGLVRVLSERLLNPNTKPSNAEKSMNLLSMVSTCAEGRCAISEEEKCAAAVVERLMKAGTEDAVAVLWCMCCVHGDRKVKDVVVKSNGMTKILLVMQSECEGHVRRMCAELVKALRVGCKSGEGALGLGRYETKTTHIMPC, via the coding sequence ATGGGTAGAGAGGAATTGCACATAACCGTACCGAGCCTGTTCAGGTGCCCAATCTCAATGGAGGTGATGAAATCACCTGTAAGCCTGCCAACGGGCGTAACCTACGACCGCTCCAACATCCAGCACTGGCTCGAATCCGGGCATGACACGTGTCCCGCTACCATGCAGGTCCTTCCCTCCAAGCACCTCGTCCCCAACCTCACTCTCCACCGCCTCATTCACCTCTGGCTCCACCACTCCTCTCCAAGATCTCCGTCGACCACGTCTCAGCAACTTCGGATTCTCATCGGTAGGATCCAGGACGAGAGCAGCGAGGCCGATCGCCGTGATCACCTGACGAAGATTGTGGATTTCGCGAGGGCTAGCGAGGAGAACCGGAGATTTTTGGCGGATTTCGATCACTTTGTGGAGGGAATCGTTGGTGTTCTTTGCAAAAGTGCGGAGATGGAGGTTTTGGAGctggtttttagggttttggatATGATTATGTCTCAAAATGGAGTTAAAGAACGAGTGTTCAGCTCGATTTTCAGGAGCAATTACCAAAATTGCTTCTCTAAGATCTGTTCGGTATTGCGAAATGGAAGTTTGATCTCGAAGATCGAGTCGGCCAGGATTTTGCAATCGCTTGCCCTCGACGCCGAATCCAAGCGCAGAATCGCAGAAAAAGAGGAACTACTGTCCCTGCTGATCCATCTCTTAAGCTCCGAGAACGATCCCGACCTACACGACGCCGTATTGTCGTGTTTAATCGCCGTCGCAGTGACTCGCTCAGTCAAAGCCCGACTCGTCTGGTTCGGACTCGTTCGAGTTCTTTCAGAAAGGCTATTAAACCCTAACACCAAGCCTTCCAACGCGGAAAAGTCTATGAATCTATTATCGATGGTTTCGACGTGCGCGGAGGGGCGGTGCGCGATAAGCGAGGAGGAGAAGTGCGCAGCGGCGGTGGTGGAGAGGCTGATGAAGGCTGGGACGGAGGACGCGGTGGCGGTGCTGTGGTGCATGTGTTGCGTGCATGGGGATAGGAAGGTGAAGGACGTGGTGGTGAAGAGCAACGGGATGACGAAGATTTTGCTGGTGATGCAGAGTGAGTGTGAGGGGCACGTGAGGAGGATGTGTGCGGAGTTAGTTAAGGCTTTGAGAGTTGGGTGTAAGTCTGGTGAGGGTGCGTTGGGGTTGGGGAGGTATGAGACCAAGACTACTCATATCATGCCATGTTGA
- the LOC133866651 gene encoding G-type lectin S-receptor-like serine/threonine-protein kinase LECRK1 isoform X1: MLLFVVGAPSLPISDPPKRVFTCTSEVGTTMSIIASTILFLSALPVATAQAAQQKNLNLTQGSSLSPSGNSSVLLSQSGIFAFGFFPFGDGYSISIWFEGTPQKTVVWTANRNDPPLSRNANIVFTSDGRLILQKLGGQEKSIANATEPAVLASIPCSTLATLSSMIRIQQLYGKVLITQRTPFCLANSYELGMSSFLAALRPVG; encoded by the exons ATGCTTTTGTTCGTTGTGGGAGCACCATCTCTTCCAATATCTGATCCTCCTAAAAGG GTTTTTACTTGCACATCGGAAGTTGGAACAACTATGTCGATCATTGCTTCcacaattctttttctttctgcgCTTCCAGTGGCAACTGCTCAAGCAGCTCAACAAAAGAACTTAAACTTGACCCAAGGCTCTTCTCTTTCCCCCAGTGGCAACTCATCCGTATTGCTCTCGCAATCCGGCATTTTCGCCTTTGGGTTCTTTCCTTTTGGTGATGGTTATTCAATAAGCATATGGTTTGAAGGAACTCCACAGAAAACTGTCGTCTGGACAGCCAACCGGAATGACCCTCCACTCTCCCGCAATGCCAACATTGTATTTACTAGCGATGGTAGGCTCATCTTGCAGAAGTTGGGAGGCCAAGAAAAATCCATTGCCAACGCCACAGAGCCTGCTGTGTTGGCTTCAATTCCATGCTCGACTCTGGCAACTTTGTCCTCTATGATTCGAATTCAACAATTATATGGTAAAGTTTTGATTACCCAACGGACACCCTTTTGCCTGGCCAACTCCTACGAGCTGGGAATGAGCTCGTTTCTAGCAGCTCTGAGACCGGTAGGTTGA
- the LOC133866651 gene encoding G-type lectin S-receptor-like serine/threonine-protein kinase LECRK1 isoform X2, producing MSIIASTILFLSALPVATAQAAQQKNLNLTQGSSLSPSGNSSVLLSQSGIFAFGFFPFGDGYSISIWFEGTPQKTVVWTANRNDPPLSRNANIVFTSDGRLILQKLGGQEKSIANATEPAVLASIPCSTLATLSSMIRIQQLYGKVLITQRTPFCLANSYELGMSSFLAALRPVG from the coding sequence ATGTCGATCATTGCTTCcacaattctttttctttctgcgCTTCCAGTGGCAACTGCTCAAGCAGCTCAACAAAAGAACTTAAACTTGACCCAAGGCTCTTCTCTTTCCCCCAGTGGCAACTCATCCGTATTGCTCTCGCAATCCGGCATTTTCGCCTTTGGGTTCTTTCCTTTTGGTGATGGTTATTCAATAAGCATATGGTTTGAAGGAACTCCACAGAAAACTGTCGTCTGGACAGCCAACCGGAATGACCCTCCACTCTCCCGCAATGCCAACATTGTATTTACTAGCGATGGTAGGCTCATCTTGCAGAAGTTGGGAGGCCAAGAAAAATCCATTGCCAACGCCACAGAGCCTGCTGTGTTGGCTTCAATTCCATGCTCGACTCTGGCAACTTTGTCCTCTATGATTCGAATTCAACAATTATATGGTAAAGTTTTGATTACCCAACGGACACCCTTTTGCCTGGCCAACTCCTACGAGCTGGGAATGAGCTCGTTTCTAGCAGCTCTGAGACCGGTAGGTTGA
- the LOC133866067 gene encoding G-type lectin S-receptor-like serine/threonine-protein kinase LECRK3, with product MGIFRIKMQIDGNVVLYPVGFPDTTHYAYWATVTTFVGNNATLTLDGNGRLCMLNSTGVNVKNITNEGIPSDGKRYRATIDNDGIFRLYSRDLSESGFVFINQEQMNLGCNRNFTAESCLSKNKDTKYVIQELQNTILDDSAYAVLFSKTKASIDILEKPQVDGYSTATFVKSSSGIDGMVPKDIESKKLLPMDILIIGVACLAFALIRLAFFATLMFRYRIWAYKRISYEAANEALIENVSLRAFTYSELEVATNGFIEQLDRGSFGTVFKGTLSNGQRTIAVKRLEKVMAEGVEEFKNEMRSIGRTHHKNLVRLLGYCHDGSNRLLVYEYMNNGTLADYLFKSQVKPNWEERIKIALNIARGILYLHEECETQIIHCDINPNNILIDENGLAKISDFGLAKLLMPDHSKTLIGIRGTRGYVAPEWHKNLPITVKADVYSFGIVFLIIIRRRRSIEIEAPEDEVVLVDWPGLRLFQVQ from the exons ATGGGAATCTTCCGGATCAAGATGCAGATTGATGGGAACGTTGTGTTGTATCCGGTAGGTTTTCCTGATACTACACACTATGCTTATTGGGCAACAGTAACGACTTTTGTTGGGAATAACGCAACGCTGACGCTGGATGGAAATGGCCGCCTATGCATGCTCAATAGTACTGGTGTCAACGTAAAGAACATTACCAACGAAGGGATTCCCTCTGATGGGAAGAGGTACCGTGCCACAATTGATAATGATGGGATATTCCGCTTATATTCTCGCGACTTGAGTGAGAGTG GGTTTGTTTTCATCAATCAGGAGCAAATGAATTTGGGTTGCAATAGAAACTTCACTGCAGAAAGTTGTTTATCCAAGAATAAAGATACCAAGTACGTCATTCAAGAATTGCAAAATACTATATTGGATGATAGCGCATACGCCGTTTTGTTCTCT AAAACAAAAGCTTCCATTGACATTTTGGAGAAGCCACAAGTGGATGGCTATTCAACTGCAACATTTGTCAAATCCAGCAGCGGTATCGACGGTATGGTTCCTAAAGATATAGAAAGCAAGAAACTATTGCCAATGGATATCTTAATAATTGGTGTTGCATGTCTAGCTTTCGCATTGATTCGCCTAGCATTTTTCGCTACTCTTATGTTCAGATATAGAATTTGGGCATACAAAAGGATCTCTTATGAAGCAGCAAATGAAGCATTGATCGAGAATGTCTCTTTGCGAGCATTTACTTATAGTGAACTAGAAGTTGCAACCAATGGCTTCATCGAACAATTGGATAGAGGTTCTTTTGGGACTGTCTTTAAGGGAACCTTGTCAAACGGGCAGAGGACCATTGCCGTGAAGAGACTGGAGAAAGTAATGGCTGAAGGAGTAGAAGAATTCAAAAATGAGATGAGGTCCATTGGACGAACCCACCATAAAAACCTTGTCCGGTTGCTCGGTTATTGCCATGACGGTTCCAATCGGCTTTTGGTGTACGAGTACATGAACAATGGAACACTCGCGGACTACCTCTTCAAATCCCAAGTAAAGCCGAATTGGGAGGAAAGAATTAAAATCGCTTTGAATATAGCTAGAGGGATCCTATATTTACACGAGGAATGTGAGACCCAAATCATCCACTGTGACATAAATCCCAACAATATACTGATTGACGAGAATGGATTAGCCAAAATTTCGGACTTTGGATTGGCAAAGTTATTGATGCCAGACCATTCTAAGACGCTCATTGGGATAAGAGGAACAAGAGGGTATGTTGCCCCAGAATGGCACAAGAATTTGCCCATCACTGTGAAAGCAGATGTGTATAGCTTCGGTATTGTATTCTTGATAATTATACGTCGTCGGAGGAGCATTGAAATTGAAGCCCCTGAGGATGAAGTTGTTCTTGTAGACTGGCCGGGTCTACGACTGTTTCAAGTCCAATGA